The genomic stretch AATCTTGGGCTGAAGAAAAATTCTTCGGACGAAGAATTTTGGGGCGCGCCAGTTAGTGGTCGTGATCGAACAGGTGATCCATCGTCACCGAGGGCTGGGCGCAGCCCGCCTCGCCCACGATCCGTGCGGGGACACCGGCCACGGTTTTCATCGGCGGCACATCATCCAGCACGACAGAGCCTGCCGCGATCCGGCTGCAATGGCCGACCTTGATATTGCCCAGAACCTTGGCCCCTGCCCCGATCAGCACACCATTGCCGATCTTGGGATGGCGGTCGTCATCTTCCTTGCCGGTGCCGCCCAAAGTGACCGAATGCAGCATCGAGACATTGTCACCGACAACGGCGGTTTCCCCGATCACCACCGAATGGGCATGATCGATCATGATGCCTTTGCCCATCCGTGCGGCGGGGTGGATATCGACGCCAAAAACCTCGCTGACCCGCATCTGGATGAAATAGGCCAGGTCGCGCCGCCCTTGGGTCCACAGGTAATGGCCCAGCCGATACGCCTGCACCGCCTGAAAGCCCTTGAAAAACAGCAAAGGCTGGATCAGCCGGTGGCAGGCCGGATCGCGGTCATAGATCGCCACCAGATCGGCGCGCGCGGCCAGCGCCAGCGCCGGTTCCGCGGCATAGGCGGCATTGGCGGTTTCGCGCAAAATCTGTTCGGACATTTCCGCCGAGGCCAATTTCAGCGAAATCCGATAGCCAAGCGCTGCGGCGAAAGTCGCATGATGCAGCACGCCGGCATGGACCATCCCGCCGATCAACGGCTCAGAGATGATCGCATCCTCGGCCTCTTGGCGGATGCGGTGCCAGACGGGGTCAAGCTCGGTCAGGGCGGGTTTGGGCTGGCGCATGGCATCGGTCCTTTGTGCAAGGTCTTCTTTGTAGCCCAGATAGGGGGGCTGCGCCAATATCAAAGCTGTCATCGCCCAGATCACAAATCGTGATGGCCACAAAGGCCAAAGATTGCAGGTAATCGCGCGTCAGCACGGGTGGGCGCGGCGCGATGGGCAGGCGCGCCAACGCCGACATCAGCGTGCCGGTGCCGTGGACAGGATGCGCGCTGCCGGTGATCGCATGATGCGCGGCAGCCTGCCCTGCGGCCTGCAGCACCCGGCCCAGCGCGGCACCGCGCTCTGCGGCGGGCAGCAGCAGCATGGCCCGCGCCGCCAGTTCCAGATCGGCCAGCTGCAACCCCCTCATCCGATGATCCGCGCGGTAAAGGGGCCGGGGCCGAAACGGTCCGACACTTGCGCCACTTCGATACGGTAAGCCGCCCCGCCATGATCAGCCGCGATCAGGCTTGCGGGGTAATGCCACAGCGGCGCGTCCAGACTGACGCTGCGCCGGATGATCCCGTCACGGATCACGCGCAGCTGATAGGCCTCGACCGCCTCGCCCAAGGGCACCTCGCCCGCGCCCCAAAGATCGCCGTCGATCCGGCTGCAGCGGATCCATGACAGATGCAGCCCATCCACAGCCTGACGCGCGCGCAGATGCGCCACCGGATAGGGGCGCAGCCCGTTGCCCTTGAAAGCCGCCACATCATAGCGAAAACTGGGATCACCCAAAGGCCGCTTGGCTGGCCCATAGCGGAAATGCCTGTCCTGCCCGCGCGCCGAGGATGGCAGCACCAGCTGATCGACACGCGTATCCAGCACCACGATGCGCGCCCCCGCTGGCCACAGGTCCGGCATGATCCCGCGGCTGCCGGCCTGGCCACGCAACAGGCCCTGCAGCCGGAAGGCATGATCGCCCAAAGGCGTGGCATCGCGGAATTGCAGCACTTCCCAGGCGTCGGGCGATCCATCGCCGATGGCCAGCAGATTGGCCCCCGCCAGCACCGCCTGCGCCGTGGCACTGCCCAGCGCACCCTGCATCAGCCGCAGATCAAACCCCGCCTGCCGGTCCCAGAGCCCTGCCCGCCCGCGCGCCAAAGGCGTCAGCGTCTCGCCCATGCCGGCCGGGTCGCGGATGATGTCCTGCAAAGCGTAATCGCTGTCCTGTGCGGCGCTGTAAACAGCGACAGAGCCGGGCCAGGGTGCGCCCGCGATGGCCAGATGCGGCGCATGGGGGATTTCATCGCCGCGCAACAGCGGCAGATCAAGAAACAGCAATTCCACCGGCACGGGCGCGGCAAAGGGTTGCAGCACGGCGGGCTGATCCTCGGACCGGCCGGGCTGGTAGGTGCTGGCGCTGATCCGCGTGGCTTCGATCACTTGCAGGCCGGATTCCTCGATCCGGTCGATACGGTAATCCCCCGCATGATCCGGCAGCGCGAGGCTGACTACATCGCCCGCCCCCAGCGCGCGCGAGGGCGGCAGCGCGAAACGGATGCTGTCGCGCGCGACGCGGGCCTCTTGCAGCCAGCGGGTGGCGATATCGCGGCCTTCGGCGCGGGTCAGCGCCAAGGGCAATTCGTGATGCGCCACGGCCAGGCTGGTGGCATCGGCATGGGCGGCATCGGCGGCGGCGGGGGCGTAATCGCCATCGGCATCCAGATGCAGCACCTGCACCCGCTGCGCGGTTTCAGAGGCAGGCGCGCGGGTCAGCGCAAAAGCCTGATCCTGTTCGGGATCAAGCGCCAGATCGGCCATTCCCAGCTGCGCGCTGATCCGCGCCCTACGATTGCGAAAGACCAGCAGGCCGCCGGTTTCGACCGCGTCAAACCCATAGGCCAGCATCAAGGGCTGCAAGGCGGCCCGGCCAGTGCCGATCCGGTCGATCACATAGCCGCGCACAACCCCGAACAGCCGCGACACATCATAGGCCGCGATCCCCGCCGCATCACAGATTGCCGCAACAACCGCCGCCAGCGGCAGGTTGGTGGCCCGCCCGTTCAACCAATGGCCGCGCGCATAATTGCCCGCATCCGCCCAAAGCCCGCGATTGGCCGGAAAGAACGGATAGGGCCGCGCATCCCATGCCCAGACATGCATCCGGCCTGTATCGACCATCGGCCCGCCATAGACGGACGAGACGGGATTATTGGCAGGGTCGGCATAATGCTGCGTCATCGCGCGCAGATATTGCATCTGCATCAGATCATCGCGCTGGCCGTTGGAATAATGCGGCAGACCGGATTCCGATGATTTGGCATCCAGAAACTTGTTTGGCTGGTTCGCGCCCTTGTCGATGGCGGCACAGCCATATTCGGTAAACCAGACCGGTTTGGACTGCGGCACCCATGCGGTGGGGGTGGCACTGCGCACACCCCCCAGGCGGTCATGATGCGGCTGGCCCCACCAGTTCACCAGATCTTTATAGCGCCAGATCCACGGCTCGCCCAGACCATCGGTGATGGGTTCACGGCGTTGGGCATCGCGGGCCTCTGGTGTGGGATAGAACCAGTCATAGCCTTCCCCCCCCGCGATATTGCCACGCAGATAGGCCAGATCATGGATCGCGCCTGCAGCGGCATCGGCATGGCTGTCGCCATCGCGCCAATCGGCCAGCGGCATGTAATTGTCGATCCCGATGAAATCCACATTCGGATCAGCCCAGAGCGGGTCGAGGTGAAAGATCTTGTCCTGCGTCCCTGCGGGCTGATATCCGTGATATTCCGACCAATCGGCGGCATAGCTGATCTTGCAATCCGGCCCCAGAATGGCGCGCACATCAGCGGCCAGCGCGCGCAAGGCCGCCACGGCGGGAAAACTGCCATCCGCCCCGCGCACCTGCGTCAGCCCGCGCATTTCCGACCCGATGCAAAAGGCATCGACCCCGCCCGCCGCCGCACACAGATGCGCATAATGCAAAATGAACCGCCGGTAGCCGCCATTGGCGGGGCCGGTGTAATCGACCCGCGTGCCTTGGACGCTGAAATGCGCAGGTTGCGCTGCGCCCATGAAGGCCGCGACCTCTGCCTGCGCTGTCGCGGTGCCGTTGCCCGCCGCCGTAATCCGCCCGCGCCAGGGCAAGGCGGGCTGGCCAATCTCGCCGGTCCACGGGTCGGGCAAGGTATTACCCGCCAGCTGTTCCATCAGGATGAACGGATAAAACACCGTGGCAATGCCGCGCGCGCGCTGGTCCACGATCGCCTGCACCACGGATGCATCCGCAGGCGTGCCGCCATAGACCGGCGCGCCTGCGTCAAAGGCCACGCGCGCCGCTGCCGTGCGCGTCAGGCCCGACACGCGCCATGGCATCGCCTGTGCATCGACATCCTTCTGTTCGACCTTGGGCAGCAGGCTGCAATCGCCACAGCGCAGATCATCGCCAAACCAGGACACCACCAGTACCAGGGATTTGCAGGCGGGCAGATCGCCTTGCAGCGCCTCCATCGCATGGATGTAATCACTCTGGCCCGACGGCGCATTCATATTCACCGCCACCTGTGCGCCATAGCGGGGCGACAGATACACAGGCCGCGTCGCCAGCCCGTATTCGCCCGTTCCCGGGATCAGCGCCACGCCTTGCAGCGCATCGGCCAGCCCGCCCTCCGGCCCGCGCTCCGGCCCACCCTGAGACCCGCTGTCAAGTTCTGCGCGGATCACCTCGAAGGTCAGCTGCGGGATGCGGTTGCCATAGGCGCCCAGGTCCAGATCCTCGCAAAGCACATAGGCCGTGCCACGATAGGCCGGCACATGGCCCGCGCCCTCGATCGCCTCCATCAGCGGGTCGGGCTGTTGATCGGCGCTGCCGGTATAGATGCGCAGGTTCAGATCCTCTGGCGCGATTTCCACCCCATCGGCCCAGATCCGCCCGACCCGGCTGATCGGCCCCTGGCACAAAGCCACGGCAAAGCTGACACGGTAGCTATAGGTGGTGGTCCTTGGCGCGGATGGCGCGCCTTTGCCGCCGCCGGTCGTGGTGCTGGATTGGGTGAAATGGCTGGCCCAGATCACCTGCCCGCCCACCCGCATACGGCCGTAAACCTGCGCGATATCGCTGCCCTCGGCAGCCCCTGTCAGGCGGAACCGGTCGATGCGGCCGGTCTCTACCGCCAGGCTGCCCGCGCCCATCAGGCGTTGGTCGATCCGCGCGCCTATCATCGCCCCCGCAGCACGTCCCGCGACCGCCATCGACAGGCCCATCACGGTGCCGCCGATGGACCCACCCAGCGCCAGACCCGCCGCCGAAAGAAGAATCGTTGCCATATCAGGTGATCCTTTGTGCAAAAAGAAACCGCGCCGCGATCCGGCGCGCCCAAGGCGTGCTCAGCGGGCTTTCAACCACGCCATGCCCGCTATAGGCATGGATAAAGGCCGGGGCCGCCCCCGTGGCCGAGACCAGCCCCAGATGTTTGGCCACCCCGCCTGCGCGCATCCGAAACAGCAGCACATCGCCCGCGGCCAGCGGACCGGTCGCAAGGGGCATATGGCGCAAGGCGGCCTGCCACAGATATTCCTGTCCCTGCGGTTCGGACCAATCGGGGCTGTAGGCCGGAACCTGTTCCGGCTCTGCCCCGTGCAATTCACGCCAAAGCCCGCGCAAAAGCCCCAGACAATCGCAGCCGATCCCGCGCGCGGCGCCTTGATGCAGATAGGGCGTGCCGATCCAGCGCCGCGCGGCCAGTACCACGGGGGGCGTCATGGGTTGCGCCGGCTTTGGCCGGTCAGATTGCTGTCGCTGCGCGGCACGGCGACCAGCCAATCATCGCCCGGAATATCGGGAAAGCCTTGAAAATTCGCCAGATTGGCAAATTTCACGCGGCAGGTCAGCGCGGCCTTGTCGCAGCCAGCGGTCAGGCGCAGCAGATCATCACCCCCCACGCCCGCACGGATCGGGTCCCACAGCGTAATCTCGCGCACGCCCTCCAACAGCCGGTCGGATTTCACCACCGCCGACAGGCCAGCGGCAGCACCGGTCATGACCCGCAGCTGGCCCGCTTCGAACCAGCCATCATTGAACATGGCCTGCCCGGCAAAACGGAACACGCGGTTATCCTGCACCGCGACAGGCCTTGCGCTGAACTGATAGGCCGGATCATCCAGCGCAAAGCGGCAGCGCGCATCGCCCAGCACGGCGGAACATTGCGTCAGATAGCTGCGCCCCTGCGGCTGGTTCAGCGGCTCTGTCTGCCCGCGCAATTCGGCCTGAAACCCGCCCTTGGCGCGGGTGATCTCGCCCAAGGTCCCTGCGAATTGCAGCGCGCGCGCGGCCACCGCATCCCAGCGCACAAGCCAGATGCGCAGCCCGGCCCCGTCATAGCGGCCTGCGGTGATATCGGCCTCGGATATCGCATCCGAGGACAAAGCCCCCAAAGCATCGGTATTATTCACCGACAGCCCCGTGGTGCTGGACAAGGCCCGCGCCGACAGCCCCGATTCCGGTGCAAAGCGGATACCCTCAAAGGTCAGCGGCAGATCGTGGTCGGTGAAGCCCAAGGTCACACCGTCAAGGCGCGTCACCGCCCAGCAATGGCAGGTCTGCGTCGCCCCGCCCGCCAGATGATCGGCCAGCGCGGTCATATCCGCACCTCGATCACCGGCACATCGGGGGCCTCGCCCGCCTGAAAGCGCGACATCGACGTGCGGATCGTATCGGTGGCAAAGCGCACCGGCACGTCAAATTCAAAGCCTGCCCTGATTTGCGCGCCGATATCGGGCGGATCGGTAAAGGTGACGATGCCCGTCGTGACATCGACGCTGTAATCCACGCCCGCCACCATCGGATCGCCCCCGCGACTGACGCGGATCGAGCCTGCGACGGGTTTGGTGATCGGGCGGATATAGCTGGTCTCGCCCGACCGATAGGTCTTGGACAGCTGAAATTGCGTCGTGATCTCGTCGCCCAAGCCGATCAACTGGTCCGGCCCCGCAATATCCTGCGACGGCAGGCAGGATTTGTAATCGGACCAATCTTTCCAGCGAAAGCCGATCAACTGGCCCTGACGCGCCTCGAAAAACGCGATCAGGGTGGCCAGATCATCCAGCGCGCTCAGCCCCAGCCCCGCGTCATAGCGCCTGCGCGCATGCGCCCAGGGGGTGTTGCGTTCCTCATATCCATTGGCAAGGGTGACCACCTCGGTGCGCCGTTCCGGCCCGCCACTGGCGCCGAATGACAGGTTGGCGGGAAATCTGATCTCGTGAAACATCGTTTTGGTCCTTAGCTGTTGCGCTGGCCGCGCTGCATGGCGCGCGCCATCTGCTGGGCGATCTGCGACTGGCTGCGCTGAAAGCCCTGCACATCGGGGGTGGTGATATGCATGGTGACGCTGACCGCGCCGCCTGCGCCGCCGCGCACACCCAGCCGCCCGTCGGGGCCGCGCGCCAAGGGCATGATCGCCTCTGGCCCCGCCTCGCCCATCAATCCGGTGCCGCCGCGCATCGGGAAAGTCGTGGGGCTGGACACGATGCCACCCTTGGCGAAAGGCATGACGCGGCCTTGCGAAAAGGGCGCGCCATCGGCGAAGGGCATCAGGCCGGACACAAGGCTGTTCAGCCCGCCCGCCAACATGCCGCCGAAATGGTCGGTCACCGGTTTCAGCGCGGCGGTATAGACCGTGCCCGACATCGACCGGCCCAGCCCGGCAAAGACATCCGACAGGCTTTTGCCATCCAGCACCAGCCCATCGAGCGCGCGGCGCAGCCCCTGCGAAAACCCCCGTTCCAGATGGCCCAGATCGCGGGTCGTGTCATGGAGCGCGCTTTGCGTGCCGCGCAATTGCGCCTCAAAGGCGGCTGTGACGGCCGCGGTATCGCCCAGGCTGCGTTCCAGCGCGGAAATATCGCTGTCAAAAGCATCCAGCCGGTCAAGATCGGTCATTTTCATCCCCTTTCGGATCATCGGGAAAGGCGCGCGCCAGCGCATCAAGCCCCGCGCGCGTCATCGGCGCTGGTCCCGCCTGCGCGCCCAGCATCAGGTGCAATTCCGCAGGCGTCAGCGCCCAAAAGGCGGCAGGCGACAGGCGCAAATTGCAAAGCCCCGCGCGCATCAACCCCGGCCAATCCAGCGGCGTCATTGCGGCACCGTGAAAGCCCGCGCCAGCAGCGTTGCGGCCAGTTGCGCGGCCCCCATCGGCCCGCCCGGAAAATCCACCGCCAGCAGATCATCCGCCTGCCCGCGCCAGCCACCCCCGCGCAAGCCCGCCACGATCACCGCCATGACATCGCGGCTGGAAAAGGCGCAGGTTTCGAACCGTGCGACCAGATCGACCAAAGATCCGGCCTGCAGGCTGGTTTCCAGTTCGGCCAGCGCACCCAGCGTCAGCTTGGCCTCGATCACGCTGTCACCGATGATGACGGCCACTTCACCCGCGAAAGGATTGGCCATCAGATCAGCGCCACGAATTGCAAAGCCCCCGCCGAGGCCAGCGCGATTTCATAGCTGGCCTCGCCGTTATGGCTGCCGGCGTACTCAATGCCGGTGATCTGGAACGCGCCTTGCAACGTGCCGAAACCGGGGATGATGACCTGAAAATCCGGCATCAACCCGCCAAAGAAAATCTGGCGCGCGCGTTCATCGGTATCGTCATCCTTGAACACGCCCGCGCCGGAAATCGCGGCGGTTTTCACACCCGCACCGCCCAGCAATTCGCGCCAGCCACCGCTGCTGTCCAGGCTGGTGACATCCACCGTTTCCGCATTCAGGCTGATCCGCGTCGCGCGCAGGCCCGCCAGGGTTTCAAACTGGCCATCGCCGGTCATGTCGATCTTGATCAGCAGGTCTTTTCCGTTCTGGGCCACCATTGGGGCTCTCCTTTATGATCGGGGGTTAGTCGTCATCGGCCACGCGGGCGCGAAAGGTCAGGGTGATCTGGCGCATATTGCCGCTGCTGGTGCGCAGCGCCTTGGCCTTGGTAAACCGCAGGCTGACCAGCGTGCCGCGCGACAAGGCCAGCGGCAGATCCAGCAGCGCATCGCAAACGGCACCGGCAGCGGCCTTGGCGCTGGCGAAACCGGCGGCCTCGCTCAGCACATCGATGTTCAGCGCGTGATCGGCGCCATTGCCGGTCTTGTCGGACGCATCGCGCACATCCTCGGTGCCCAGCACCACATAAAGCGGCGGCAAAGGCCCTGCGGGGACCGCATCATAGATCGCGGCCCCCACCAGCCCCGCCAGCGCCGCATCAGCGGCAAGGCGCGTATAGACCGCCGTTTGCAGGGCGGCTGCGACAGCATAGGTCATGTGGCGATCTCCTCATGCGCGGTGCAAGCGAGGTAAAGCCCCTTGGCATCGGCCTCGGTCACGGCGGCAATCGCAAAGAGCCGCGCGCCCTGGCGAAAGCGCTGTCCGGGCTGCGGGCGCGAGGGCGCGCCATCGGGGGCGGCGCGCAGGATGATCTGGTAAGGCACGCGGGACAGGCTGGCCGACAGCGCCGCAGCCTCGCGCCCGGTGCCGGGTTTGATCGCGGCCCAGACCCGGCCAAGCGCCTGCCAGTCGCTGGTGAACCCACCCGCACCATCGGGGGTCTGCACACGGTGTTCCAGCACCAGCGCGCGGGTCATCTGCGGAATGCTCATGCCCGCCCCCCCAATCGCAGCACGCGGTAAGGATCAATCAGCGCCGTGACCCCCGCAGGCACCCGGCCATGCGCGCCGCCCAGATCATGGCGGGCATCGTAATGATGCGCCGCCAGCATCAGGCTGGCCTGCGCCAGATCGGCGGGCAGGTCCGACCATTCCGGCCCGAACCCTGCCAGCAGCCCGATCCGCACCGCGCCATGCGGCGGCACAGCGGGCAACAGCCCGGCCCTGGCGACCAGCGCGGGGTGCGGCCCATCCGCGACCAGCGCCCATGCGGCCGGATCGGTCGGCGTTTCGCGGCCATCCTGCGCCACTTGGGTCACATGCGTGATGGCAGCGACGGGGGCTGCGGGCAGCAGCTGGCGCCGCGGATCGCGCCAGGCGCGCAGGGTCCAGCTGAAATCACGTTCCAACAGGATCTTGCCGATGCGCGCCTCGATCGTGGCCATGGCAGCACGCAGATGGCGCGACAGCAGCCCGTCCTGATCGGCATCATCGGCAAAGCCCGTGGCAAGGCGCAGATATTCTTTCAACTGCGCCACCGGCAAGACCGCGTCTGACACCGGGGTTTCTTCGACTAACATCATGGGTTTGCTCCGAAATTCATATGGCACTTCTGTCCCGGACACAGACCCGCCCCGCCATGCTCGACGGAAGGGGGGGCTGCTAGACATGGCAGGACAGGCCTGCATCCGGGGGCCGGGCCACGCGCAAAGGATCGCGCGCGCCCTATCGGGTCAGGCTTAGCTGACCGCGAATTTCAGCAGCTTGATCGCGGCGAAATCGCTGACCGCACCGCCCACGCGCTTGGTGGCATAAAACAGCACATGCGGCTTGGCCGAGAACGGATCGCGCAGCACGCGCAGATCGGGACGTTCGGCCACGGTATAGCCCGCCCCGAAATCACCAAAGGCAATCGCGGCAGACCCGGGAGCGATATCGGGCATATCCTCGGCGACCAGCACCGGATAGCCCATCAGCCGCGCAGGTTCCCCCGCGGCCAGACCGTCCGACCACAAGAACCGGCCGTCATTGTCTTTGAGCTTGCGGATCGTGCCGGCGGTCTTGGAATTCATCACGAATGTCGCATTGGCGCGGTAGACCGCCCCCAAAGCATAGACCAGATCCACAATCGGATCGCCCGATTGGATGCCGCCCGCAACGCCCGTAGAGACGAAACCGATATTGCCCCATTCCCAGATCTCGTTTTCGACCTGCGGATAGGTCAGCATGCCCTTGGGCTTGTCCAGACCATCGCCATTGATAAAGGCCCCCGCCTCGGAGCGGGCGAATTTATCCGCGATCCGGCCTGCCAGCCAGCCTTCGATATCAAAGGCGCTGTCATCCAGCAGACGCTGCGACGCCTTGGGCAAGGCCGAAAGTTCATGCAGCGCAATGCTGATCCGGTCGATCTGCGGCGTGGTGGTTTCGGTCAGAGTGCCGGTTTCCGTGGCCCAGCCCGCGCCCATTTCGCTGTGATCGACCAGCACATCATAGGATGTGGCATCCACCGTCACAACGCTGGCCACAGCCCGCAAGGACGCGGTCGAGGACAAAGTCCCCTTGATCGTCTCGGCGGTCTGCGGGTCCACCAGATAGCCCCCATCGGCCGCCATGGCCGAGGACATCGCCTTGCCGTCCAGATCCAGCCCGCGCAGGGCATCATCATCGCCCGAGCGCAGATAGGCGGCAAAGGCTTTCTGATGCGGCGCCTCGGGCGTGGCCCCTGTGGCCAGCGCACTGCGGGCATTCATCATGGTCTTGCGATC from Yoonia vestfoldensis encodes the following:
- the cysE gene encoding serine O-acetyltransferase, translated to MRQPKPALTELDPVWHRIRQEAEDAIISEPLIGGMVHAGVLHHATFAAALGYRISLKLASAEMSEQILRETANAAYAAEPALALAARADLVAIYDRDPACHRLIQPLLFFKGFQAVQAYRLGHYLWTQGRRDLAYFIQMRVSEVFGVDIHPAARMGKGIMIDHAHSVVIGETAVVGDNVSMLHSVTLGGTGKEDDDRHPKIGNGVLIGAGAKVLGNIKVGHCSRIAAGSVVLDDVPPMKTVAGVPARIVGEAGCAQPSVTMDHLFDHDH
- a CDS encoding baseplate multidomain protein megatron, which encodes MATILLSAAGLALGGSIGGTVMGLSMAVAGRAAGAMIGARIDQRLMGAGSLAVETGRIDRFRLTGAAEGSDIAQVYGRMRVGGQVIWASHFTQSSTTTGGGKGAPSAPRTTTYSYRVSFAVALCQGPISRVGRIWADGVEIAPEDLNLRIYTGSADQQPDPLMEAIEGAGHVPAYRGTAYVLCEDLDLGAYGNRIPQLTFEVIRAELDSGSQGGPERGPEGGLADALQGVALIPGTGEYGLATRPVYLSPRYGAQVAVNMNAPSGQSDYIHAMEALQGDLPACKSLVLVVSWFGDDLRCGDCSLLPKVEQKDVDAQAMPWRVSGLTRTAAARVAFDAGAPVYGGTPADASVVQAIVDQRARGIATVFYPFILMEQLAGNTLPDPWTGEIGQPALPWRGRITAAGNGTATAQAEVAAFMGAAQPAHFSVQGTRVDYTGPANGGYRRFILHYAHLCAAAGGVDAFCIGSEMRGLTQVRGADGSFPAVAALRALAADVRAILGPDCKISYAADWSEYHGYQPAGTQDKIFHLDPLWADPNVDFIGIDNYMPLADWRDGDSHADAAAGAIHDLAYLRGNIAGGEGYDWFYPTPEARDAQRREPITDGLGEPWIWRYKDLVNWWGQPHHDRLGGVRSATPTAWVPQSKPVWFTEYGCAAIDKGANQPNKFLDAKSSESGLPHYSNGQRDDLMQMQYLRAMTQHYADPANNPVSSVYGGPMVDTGRMHVWAWDARPYPFFPANRGLWADAGNYARGHWLNGRATNLPLAAVVAAICDAAGIAAYDVSRLFGVVRGYVIDRIGTGRAALQPLMLAYGFDAVETGGLLVFRNRRARISAQLGMADLALDPEQDQAFALTRAPASETAQRVQVLHLDADGDYAPAAADAAHADATSLAVAHHELPLALTRAEGRDIATRWLQEARVARDSIRFALPPSRALGAGDVVSLALPDHAGDYRIDRIEESGLQVIEATRISASTYQPGRSEDQPAVLQPFAAPVPVELLFLDLPLLRGDEIPHAPHLAIAGAPWPGSVAVYSAAQDSDYALQDIIRDPAGMGETLTPLARGRAGLWDRQAGFDLRLMQGALGSATAQAVLAGANLLAIGDGSPDAWEVLQFRDATPLGDHAFRLQGLLRGQAGSRGIMPDLWPAGARIVVLDTRVDQLVLPSSARGQDRHFRYGPAKRPLGDPSFRYDVAAFKGNGLRPYPVAHLRARQAVDGLHLSWIRCSRIDGDLWGAGEVPLGEAVEAYQLRVIRDGIIRRSVSLDAPLWHYPASLIAADHGGAAYRIEVAQVSDRFGPGPFTARIIG
- a CDS encoding NlpC/P60 family protein, yielding MTPPVVLAARRWIGTPYLHQGAARGIGCDCLGLLRGLWRELHGAEPEQVPAYSPDWSEPQGQEYLWQAALRHMPLATGPLAAGDVLLFRMRAGGVAKHLGLVSATGAAPAFIHAYSGHGVVESPLSTPWARRIAARFLFAQRIT
- a CDS encoding DUF2163 domain-containing protein, translated to MTALADHLAGGATQTCHCWAVTRLDGVTLGFTDHDLPLTFEGIRFAPESGLSARALSSTTGLSVNNTDALGALSSDAISEADITAGRYDGAGLRIWLVRWDAVAARALQFAGTLGEITRAKGGFQAELRGQTEPLNQPQGRSYLTQCSAVLGDARCRFALDDPAYQFSARPVAVQDNRVFRFAGQAMFNDGWFEAGQLRVMTGAAAGLSAVVKSDRLLEGVREITLWDPIRAGVGGDDLLRLTAGCDKAALTCRVKFANLANFQGFPDIPGDDWLVAVPRSDSNLTGQSRRNP
- a CDS encoding DUF2460 domain-containing protein, producing the protein MFHEIRFPANLSFGASGGPERRTEVVTLANGYEERNTPWAHARRRYDAGLGLSALDDLATLIAFFEARQGQLIGFRWKDWSDYKSCLPSQDIAGPDQLIGLGDEITTQFQLSKTYRSGETSYIRPITKPVAGSIRVSRGGDPMVAGVDYSVDVTTGIVTFTDPPDIGAQIRAGFEFDVPVRFATDTIRTSMSRFQAGEAPDVPVIEVRI
- a CDS encoding phage tail tape measure protein translates to MTDLDRLDAFDSDISALERSLGDTAAVTAAFEAQLRGTQSALHDTTRDLGHLERGFSQGLRRALDGLVLDGKSLSDVFAGLGRSMSGTVYTAALKPVTDHFGGMLAGGLNSLVSGLMPFADGAPFSQGRVMPFAKGGIVSSPTTFPMRGGTGLMGEAGPEAIMPLARGPDGRLGVRGGAGGAVSVTMHITTPDVQGFQRSQSQIAQQMARAMQRGQRNS
- a CDS encoding rcc01693 family protein, with protein sequence MTPLDWPGLMRAGLCNLRLSPAAFWALTPAELHLMLGAQAGPAPMTRAGLDALARAFPDDPKGDENDRS
- a CDS encoding gene transfer agent family protein — protein: MANPFAGEVAVIIGDSVIEAKLTLGALAELETSLQAGSLVDLVARFETCAFSSRDVMAVIVAGLRGGGWRGQADDLLAVDFPGGPMGAAQLAATLLARAFTVPQ
- a CDS encoding phage major tail protein, TP901-1 family, which encodes MVAQNGKDLLIKIDMTGDGQFETLAGLRATRISLNAETVDVTSLDSSGGWRELLGGAGVKTAAISGAGVFKDDDTDERARQIFFGGLMPDFQVIIPGFGTLQGAFQITGIEYAGSHNGEASYEIALASAGALQFVALI
- a CDS encoding DUF3168 domain-containing protein, yielding MTYAVAAALQTAVYTRLAADAALAGLVGAAIYDAVPAGPLPPLYVVLGTEDVRDASDKTGNGADHALNIDVLSEAAGFASAKAAAGAVCDALLDLPLALSRGTLVSLRFTKAKALRTSSGNMRQITLTFRARVADDD
- a CDS encoding head-tail adaptor protein codes for the protein MSIPQMTRALVLEHRVQTPDGAGGFTSDWQALGRVWAAIKPGTGREAAALSASLSRVPYQIILRAAPDGAPSRPQPGQRFRQGARLFAIAAVTEADAKGLYLACTAHEEIAT
- a CDS encoding head-tail connector protein codes for the protein MMLVEETPVSDAVLPVAQLKEYLRLATGFADDADQDGLLSRHLRAAMATIEARIGKILLERDFSWTLRAWRDPRRQLLPAAPVAAITHVTQVAQDGRETPTDPAAWALVADGPHPALVARAGLLPAVPPHGAVRIGLLAGFGPEWSDLPADLAQASLMLAAHHYDARHDLGGAHGRVPAGVTALIDPYRVLRLGGRA
- a CDS encoding phage major capsid protein, translated to MTTPVPTPVPKARIADDLSAPELTDAIAGFLADFTTFTNGLQAKLQRQDDRMNKLDRKTMMNARSALATGATPEAPHQKAFAAYLRSGDDDALRGLDLDGKAMSSAMAADGGYLVDPQTAETIKGTLSSTASLRAVASVVTVDATSYDVLVDHSEMGAGWATETGTLTETTTPQIDRISIALHELSALPKASQRLLDDSAFDIEGWLAGRIADKFARSEAGAFINGDGLDKPKGMLTYPQVENEIWEWGNIGFVSTGVAGGIQSGDPIVDLVYALGAVYRANATFVMNSKTAGTIRKLKDNDGRFLWSDGLAAGEPARLMGYPVLVAEDMPDIAPGSAAIAFGDFGAGYTVAERPDLRVLRDPFSAKPHVLFYATKRVGGAVSDFAAIKLLKFAVS